Proteins from one Shewanella pealeana ATCC 700345 genomic window:
- a CDS encoding prolyl oligopeptidase family serine peptidase produces MRIHSILTKNHLLAIGLGIAVVGCQSQPVQDNTTNTITKSQDSVIETIHGVQVADPYRYLEVESDKTKKWVSEQQKAGHEYLANIENKQAIVDRITELWNFEKISAPFEKGDNTFYYRNDGLQAQSVLYVTAADGQAKIALDPNRFSDDGTVALSGVSVSDDGKTLAYGVSKSGSDWQAWHFIDVATGNKLTDELDWIKFSSAVWSSDNNGVYYARYDAPEGGNALADVNFNQKVYFHKIGTSQSEDTLVYERPQNKDWGFGIEVSEKGDYLLLYISQGTDSRNRFFYKSLIEPQAQVVELIPDLEAEYQFIGNDDSIFYFKTDYNAPNGKVIAVDVNNSAKDNWKTIIPELKDPISSIKIINDHFVVSYLHDVLGKLTVYNMNGDKRQDVTLPGKGKIAGPYGKRSKDYFYYVFNSYTQPQTTYKFDFNTGESTVYSKPDISFDPSDYISEQVFYSSKDGTKVPMMISYKKGIKKDGQNPTLLYAYGGFAISLTPRFSPANIAWMDMGGVYAVPNLRGGAEYGESWHQAGMFDKKQNVFDDYYAAAEYLIEQDYTNSSKLGAYGRSNGGLLMGATLTQRPELFAAVLPAVGVLDMLRFQKFTIGWAWTSEYGSADNAEQFPALYAYSPYHNLKAQAYPATMVMTADHDDRVVPLHSFKFGALMQEKQQGDAPVIMRIESKAGHGAGKPTSMKIDEFADIYSFLWHNFGLQVPAKIAK; encoded by the coding sequence ATGCGAATTCATTCGATACTAACTAAAAATCACTTGTTAGCTATAGGCTTAGGCATAGCTGTAGTGGGTTGCCAGTCACAACCAGTACAAGATAATACAACAAATACCATTACGAAAAGTCAAGACAGTGTTATTGAAACGATACACGGTGTTCAGGTTGCCGACCCTTATCGCTATTTAGAAGTTGAATCAGATAAAACTAAAAAATGGGTAAGTGAACAGCAGAAAGCGGGCCACGAATATCTCGCTAATATCGAAAATAAGCAGGCGATTGTTGATCGTATTACTGAGCTTTGGAATTTTGAGAAGATTTCTGCACCGTTTGAAAAGGGTGATAACACATTTTATTACCGTAATGATGGATTACAGGCGCAGTCAGTTCTTTATGTAACAGCTGCAGATGGTCAGGCTAAAATTGCGCTAGATCCTAATCGTTTTTCTGATGACGGCACCGTTGCTTTATCTGGTGTATCTGTAAGCGATGACGGTAAAACACTGGCTTATGGTGTCTCTAAATCGGGTTCTGATTGGCAGGCATGGCACTTTATTGATGTCGCGACGGGTAACAAGCTGACCGATGAGCTGGATTGGATTAAGTTTTCAAGTGCAGTTTGGAGCAGCGATAACAACGGTGTCTATTATGCCCGTTATGATGCCCCAGAAGGTGGTAACGCACTTGCTGACGTTAACTTTAACCAAAAAGTCTACTTCCACAAGATTGGTACAAGTCAAAGTGAAGATACTTTAGTCTATGAAAGACCTCAGAATAAAGATTGGGGTTTTGGTATAGAGGTGTCAGAGAAGGGCGATTACTTGTTGCTTTATATCTCTCAAGGAACCGATAGTCGCAACCGATTCTTTTATAAGTCGCTTATTGAACCACAAGCTCAAGTCGTTGAGTTGATCCCCGATCTTGAAGCTGAATACCAGTTTATCGGCAACGATGATTCAATATTCTACTTTAAAACCGACTATAACGCGCCAAACGGTAAAGTTATTGCGGTCGATGTAAACAATAGCGCCAAAGATAATTGGAAAACGATTATTCCAGAGCTAAAAGATCCGATCAGCAGCATAAAGATTATTAACGACCATTTTGTGGTGAGTTATCTGCATGACGTTTTAGGCAAGCTAACGGTTTACAATATGAATGGCGATAAGCGCCAAGACGTGACTTTACCAGGTAAAGGTAAGATTGCAGGCCCTTACGGCAAGCGCAGTAAAGATTACTTCTACTATGTTTTCAACAGCTACACTCAGCCTCAAACGACCTACAAGTTTGATTTTAACACTGGTGAGTCGACCGTTTATTCAAAACCAGACATCTCTTTCGACCCAAGTGATTATATTTCTGAGCAGGTTTTTTATAGCAGCAAAGATGGCACGAAAGTGCCAATGATGATCTCTTATAAGAAAGGCATTAAAAAAGATGGCCAAAACCCTACGCTGCTGTATGCCTATGGTGGTTTCGCTATTTCACTGACACCACGCTTTAGCCCTGCCAATATTGCTTGGATGGATATGGGCGGCGTGTATGCGGTGCCTAATCTTCGTGGTGGAGCCGAATATGGTGAAAGCTGGCATCAGGCGGGTATGTTCGATAAAAAGCAGAACGTATTTGATGATTACTATGCTGCTGCAGAGTACTTAATAGAGCAAGATTATACTAACTCTTCTAAGTTAGGTGCCTATGGTCGCAGTAATGGTGGCTTATTGATGGGCGCGACATTGACTCAGCGCCCAGAGCTATTTGCCGCGGTACTGCCTGCTGTTGGTGTATTGGATATGTTACGTTTCCAAAAGTTCACTATTGGATGGGCTTGGACCAGTGAATATGGCAGTGCTGATAATGCCGAACAATTCCCTGCACTCTATGCTTATTCGCCATACCACAACCTTAAAGCTCAAGCCTACCCCGCGACTATGGTGATGACAGCCGACCACGACGACCGTGTTGTACCACTGCATAGCTTTAAGTTTGGCGCCTTGATGCAAGAGAAACAGCAAGGTGATGCGCCGGTAATTATGCGTATTGAGTCGAAGGCTGGCCATGGCGCAGGTAAGCCGACCTCAATGAAGATTGATGAGTTTGCCGATATTTATAGTTTCCTTTGGCATAACTTTGGACTTCAGGTGCCAGCTAAAATAGCCAAATAA
- a CDS encoding peroxiredoxin — MSVLVGRPAPDFTAAAVLGNGEIVDTFNLSEAIKGKTAVVFFYPLDFTFVCPSELIAFDHRMDEFKKRGVEVIGVSIDSQFTHNAWRNTPVDKGGIGQVQYTLVADVKHEICKAYDVEHPEAGVAFRGSFLIDKEGQVRHQVVNDLPLGRNVDEMIRMVDALHFHEEHGDVCPAGWEKGDKGMDASPAGVASYLTDNADSL; from the coding sequence ATGAGCGTATTAGTCGGCCGTCCGGCCCCTGATTTTACTGCAGCTGCGGTACTAGGTAATGGTGAGATTGTTGATACCTTCAACCTATCTGAAGCAATTAAAGGAAAGACTGCCGTAGTATTCTTCTACCCACTTGACTTCACTTTCGTGTGTCCATCAGAGCTGATTGCTTTTGATCACCGCATGGATGAGTTCAAGAAGCGTGGCGTTGAAGTGATCGGTGTTTCAATCGATTCTCAGTTCACTCACAACGCATGGCGTAACACGCCAGTAGACAAGGGCGGTATTGGCCAAGTTCAATACACGCTAGTTGCTGACGTTAAGCATGAGATCTGTAAAGCATACGATGTTGAGCATCCAGAAGCGGGTGTTGCATTCCGTGGTTCTTTCCTAATCGACAAAGAAGGTCAAGTTCGTCACCAAGTGGTTAATGACTTGCCACTAGGTCGTAACGTTGATGAAATGATCCGTATGGTTGATGCACTTCACTTCCACGAAGAGCACGGTGACGTATGTCCAGCGGGTTGGGAAAAGGGTGACAAAGGGATGGACGCAAGCCCAGCAGGTGTTGCTTCTTACCTAACTGACAATGCTGATTCACTATAA
- a CDS encoding IS3-like element ISSpe3 family transposase (programmed frameshift) has translation MKPSGSISNKRTQRDYTLGFKLAVVSQVEKGELTYKQAQDHYGIQGRSTVLTWLRKHGRLDWSQPIEHSPMSKSKETPAQKIKRLEKQVSNLEMKNMIYGDMVELLKNEYGIDLEKKLLSRTLWFAKVKGTIKLATASRQFNLSRQAIYQWKQRRTAKAETLKPVMKMVMYWRQFMPRVGTRKLYQLIKPQLIEQGIKLGRDGLFQYLKQQNMLVKPRKNYTKTTNSHHWLRKYPNLLKDRAVKRVEEVLVSDITYVKSDEGTHYLSLVTDAYSRKIMGYELSHEMKACDVVKALNMMIKNRQTTGDAIHHSDRGMQYCSAEYQETLAANGITPSMTDGYDCYQNALAERVNGILKHEFLLYRCRTMKELDMLIKESIETYNHLRPHLSLGMKTPNEVHKKASREFQLA, from the exons ATGAAACCTTCAGGTTCTATCAGCAATAAACGTACTCAGCGTGATTACACATTAGGCTTTAAATTAGCCGTCGTCAGCCAAGTAGAAAAAGGCGAGCTGACCTATAAGCAAGCTCAAGACCACTATGGTATCCAAGGAAGAAGTACCGTCCTTACATGGTTACGAAAGCATGGTAGATTAGACTGGTCCCAGCCTATTGAGCACTCTCCTATGTCTAAATCTAAAGAAACGCCAGCCCAGAAAATTAAGCGATTGGAGAAGCAAGTCTCTAATCTAGAAATGAAAAACATGATTTATGGCGATATGGTCGAGTTGCTTAAAAACGAATACGGCATCGATTTAGAAAAAAAGT TACTTAGCCGAACGCTCTGGTTCGCCAAAGTAAAAGGCACCATAAAGTTAGCCACAGCGAGTCGGCAGTTCAACTTATCTAGACAAGCAATTTATCAATGGAAACAACGCAGAACGGCAAAAGCTGAAACGCTTAAACCTGTGATGAAGATGGTCATGTATTGGCGCCAGTTTATGCCTAGAGTGGGGACGCGCAAGCTCTACCAGCTCATCAAGCCACAACTGATAGAACAAGGGATAAAGCTCGGTAGAGATGGGTTATTTCAGTATTTGAAGCAACAAAATATGCTGGTAAAACCCAGAAAAAATTACACTAAAACGACCAATAGCCATCACTGGCTAAGAAAGTATCCCAACTTACTAAAAGACAGAGCGGTCAAGCGTGTTGAAGAGGTGCTCGTTAGCGATATCACCTACGTGAAATCAGATGAGGGGACGCACTATTTGTCTCTGGTAACAGATGCGTACTCAAGAAAGATAATGGGATATGAGTTAAGCCATGAAATGAAAGCTTGTGACGTGGTCAAAGCATTGAATATGATGATAAAGAATCGTCAGACAACAGGCGATGCCATTCACCACTCAGATAGAGGGATGCAGTACTGTTCAGCTGAGTACCAGGAGACGTTAGCGGCAAATGGTATTACTCCGTCCATGACAGATGGATATGACTGCTACCAAAATGCACTTGCAGAGCGGGTTAATGGGATTTTGAAGCACGAGTTTTTGCTTTATCGCTGCCGTACGATGAAGGAGCTCGATATGTTAATCAAAGAGTCGATAGAGACTTATAACCATTTAAGGCCGCATCTTAGTTTAGGGATGAAAACCCCTAATGAAGTACATAAAAAAGCCAGTCGGGAGTTCCAACTGGCTTAA
- a CDS encoding DUF1254 domain-containing protein: MNTKLNLKSAAVSIALLLGLSSQVVAEEPPTPGYNNKIPNSIMTPNKVKTSIGTLEFHDGAPTVETSRKIYDNLNTFRATETFLNAIPMASVEALRIGHENLGITQSNQVLLFDKLMDSNPLFLTGNTDTVYASAFLDLERDGPTVVEVPAGMGPTTVNDAFFRFVTDMGIVGPDKGKGGKYLILPPGYKGEVPEGYFVSRSTSYTNWFIARGFLKDGKTDSAVQAFKQHLKIYPLAKKKQPPKMEFQSGSGVEFNTVHANDFHFFKEIQPVLEKEPVSFIDPELRGLMASIGIQKGKPFAPDAHMKTLLSDGVAIGNATARSLMFQPHDDTAYVYPGRLWKTAFIGGDYRWLIDDGEGGRNLDARTYFFYMATVNTPAMALKLIGKGSQYAMLDKSKDSAYLNGSNTYKLNIPANVPAKNFWSVVAYDTQTRSELQTGQKFPSRNNQRDDLTQNADGSVDIYFGPEAPKGKESNWIQTVPNKGWFILLRLYGPLEPWFDKSWQPGDIVEVK, from the coding sequence ATGAATACTAAACTTAATCTCAAGTCAGCAGCAGTGTCCATCGCGTTATTGTTAGGGCTGTCATCACAGGTTGTGGCGGAAGAGCCTCCCACTCCTGGCTATAACAATAAGATCCCAAATAGCATTATGACTCCCAACAAGGTTAAGACGAGTATTGGCACATTGGAGTTCCATGACGGTGCACCTACTGTTGAAACGAGTCGTAAAATTTATGACAACCTTAATACTTTTCGTGCAACCGAAACGTTTTTAAATGCGATCCCTATGGCTTCGGTGGAAGCGCTACGGATTGGCCACGAAAACCTTGGCATCACTCAATCGAACCAAGTACTACTGTTTGACAAATTGATGGACTCAAATCCACTTTTCTTAACCGGTAATACTGACACAGTTTATGCTTCTGCATTTTTAGACCTTGAACGTGATGGCCCCACAGTTGTCGAAGTGCCAGCCGGAATGGGACCAACGACGGTTAATGACGCCTTTTTCCGTTTTGTTACGGATATGGGAATTGTAGGACCTGATAAAGGTAAAGGGGGAAAGTACCTGATTTTGCCACCAGGTTACAAAGGTGAGGTGCCAGAAGGTTACTTTGTCTCACGCTCAACGAGTTATACCAACTGGTTTATTGCGCGCGGTTTTTTAAAAGATGGCAAGACAGATTCAGCCGTTCAAGCATTTAAGCAACACCTTAAAATCTATCCGCTTGCCAAAAAGAAGCAACCACCTAAGATGGAGTTTCAGTCGGGGAGTGGCGTAGAGTTTAATACGGTACATGCCAATGACTTTCACTTCTTCAAGGAGATCCAGCCTGTACTGGAGAAGGAGCCTGTGTCATTTATCGATCCTGAGCTTCGTGGCTTGATGGCGAGTATAGGCATTCAAAAGGGCAAGCCTTTTGCGCCAGATGCACATATGAAAACCTTACTCAGTGATGGCGTAGCGATAGGTAATGCCACAGCTAGATCGCTGATGTTTCAACCACATGATGATACGGCGTATGTCTACCCCGGTAGGCTTTGGAAAACAGCTTTTATTGGTGGAGATTATCGCTGGTTAATCGATGATGGTGAGGGCGGACGTAACTTGGATGCCCGCACCTACTTCTTCTATATGGCGACGGTAAATACCCCTGCGATGGCGTTGAAGCTGATTGGAAAGGGCTCGCAATATGCCATGTTGGACAAATCAAAAGACTCGGCGTATTTGAATGGCAGTAATACCTATAAATTGAACATTCCTGCTAATGTTCCGGCAAAAAACTTTTGGTCGGTGGTCGCTTACGATACGCAAACTCGCTCGGAATTACAGACAGGACAGAAGTTCCCAAGTCGTAACAATCAGCGCGATGATTTAACCCAAAATGCCGACGGCTCTGTGGATATATACTTCGGTCCAGAGGCTCCTAAAGGTAAAGAGAGTAACTGGATCCAAACCGTACCCAATAAAGGTTGGTTTATTTTACTGCGTCTCTATGGGCCACTGGAGCCTTGGTTCGATAAGAGCTGGCAACCCGGTGACATTGTTGAAGTTAAATAG
- the purM gene encoding phosphoribosylformylglycinamidine cyclo-ligase, with protein MSTPTTPLSYKDAGVDIDAGNALVNNIKSAVKRTRRPEVMGNLGGFGALCELPTKYKHPVLVSGTDGVGTKLRLAIDYKKHDNVGVDLVAMCSNDLIVSGAEPLFFLDYYATGKLDVEVATAVVKGIAEGCVQSGCALIGGETAEMPGMYEGDDYDLAGFCVGVVEKEEIIDGTKVQDGDALIALASSGPHSNGFSLIRKVLEVSKADPAQELAGKPLIDHLLEPTKIYVKSLLKLLEQHDVHAMSHITGGGFWENIPRVLPEDCKAVVKSDSWQWPVVFNWLMENGNISEFEMYRTFNCGVGMVVALPADKVDSALELLTAEGENAWLIGNIAKRNGEEEQVEIL; from the coding sequence GTGAGCACTCCTACTACCCCACTAAGCTATAAAGATGCAGGCGTTGATATCGATGCCGGAAATGCACTAGTTAACAACATCAAGTCAGCAGTAAAACGTACCCGCCGTCCAGAAGTAATGGGCAATCTAGGTGGTTTTGGTGCACTTTGTGAGCTACCAACTAAGTATAAGCATCCAGTACTGGTTTCTGGTACTGATGGTGTCGGCACAAAACTACGCCTTGCTATCGACTATAAAAAACACGATAACGTTGGTGTTGATTTAGTTGCCATGTGTTCAAACGATCTAATCGTTTCAGGTGCAGAGCCACTGTTCTTCCTAGACTACTACGCGACAGGCAAACTTGATGTTGAAGTTGCGACCGCCGTTGTTAAAGGAATTGCTGAAGGCTGTGTGCAATCAGGCTGTGCATTAATCGGCGGTGAGACTGCTGAAATGCCTGGCATGTATGAAGGCGACGACTACGACCTAGCAGGTTTCTGCGTTGGTGTTGTAGAGAAAGAAGAGATCATCGATGGCACTAAGGTGCAAGACGGTGATGCCCTTATCGCACTCGCCTCAAGCGGTCCTCACTCAAATGGTTTCTCACTTATCCGTAAGGTATTAGAAGTGAGCAAGGCAGATCCAGCCCAAGAACTTGCTGGAAAGCCACTAATTGATCATTTGTTAGAACCTACAAAAATTTATGTAAAGTCATTGCTTAAATTGCTTGAACAGCATGATGTTCATGCTATGTCGCACATTACAGGTGGTGGCTTCTGGGAAAATATCCCACGCGTATTACCTGAAGATTGCAAAGCAGTGGTAAAAAGCGACTCTTGGCAGTGGCCTGTCGTGTTTAATTGGTTGATGGAAAACGGCAACATTTCAGAATTTGAAATGTACCGCACCTTCAACTGTGGTGTTGGTATGGTTGTCGCCCTACCAGCTGATAAAGTCGATTCGGCCTTAGAACTGCTAACAGCAGAAGGCGAGAACGCTTGGTTAATCGGTAACATTGCCAAGCGTAACGGCGAAGAAGAGCAAGTGGAGATCCTGTAA
- a CDS encoding Na+/H+ antiporter family protein, with the protein MNAVVIAVCLMLGLSLARVNIVVALTISALVAGLVGGMDLHQTVAAFNTGLGGGAQIALSYALLGAFAVALSHSGLTTVISNKVISLLGKEQNSTNNKRVRWVLLLTILAMAISSQNILPIHIAFIPILIPPLLHVMSKLKMDRRLVACVLTFGLVTTYMVLPIGFGGIFLYDILLSNLTNNDLQAVKAQVAPAMIIPALGMVFGLLVAIFISYRKPREYQEEQILAAEPEEGINPRNIGIAAIAVVATLVVQLYTGSMIFGALMGFIVFSFSGALKHVADQDIFNQGVRMMANIGFIMISAAGFAAVIKGTGDVASLVEIMNTAIGDNKALAAFLMLLVGLLITMGIGSSFSTIPIIAAIYVPLAMSFGFSVEATIALVGTAAALGDAGSPASESTLGPTAGLNADGQHDHMKDSVIPTFIHYNIPLLVFGWIAAMVL; encoded by the coding sequence ATGAATGCTGTTGTCATCGCTGTATGCCTAATGTTAGGCCTCAGCTTAGCTAGAGTTAATATCGTCGTTGCACTCACAATCTCTGCATTAGTTGCAGGACTGGTAGGAGGCATGGATCTGCATCAAACCGTCGCAGCTTTTAATACAGGTCTTGGTGGCGGCGCACAAATAGCCTTAAGCTACGCGCTACTTGGTGCTTTTGCCGTTGCCTTGTCGCATTCAGGTCTTACTACGGTAATTTCGAATAAGGTTATTAGTTTATTAGGCAAAGAGCAGAATAGCACCAACAACAAACGAGTTCGTTGGGTGCTACTTTTAACGATTCTTGCTATGGCTATCTCCTCACAGAATATCTTACCGATCCACATAGCATTCATTCCGATTTTGATCCCACCGTTACTGCATGTCATGTCTAAACTAAAAATGGATCGTCGTTTAGTGGCCTGCGTGCTCACTTTCGGTTTAGTCACCACTTACATGGTATTACCTATCGGCTTTGGCGGAATTTTTCTTTACGATATTCTGTTATCCAACCTAACTAACAATGACCTGCAGGCCGTAAAGGCTCAAGTCGCTCCAGCCATGATAATCCCAGCTCTAGGCATGGTGTTTGGTTTATTAGTTGCTATCTTTATCAGCTACCGTAAGCCTCGTGAATATCAAGAAGAGCAAATTTTAGCCGCCGAACCCGAAGAGGGCATAAACCCACGCAACATTGGCATTGCAGCCATCGCCGTTGTTGCGACATTAGTTGTACAGCTATATACAGGTTCAATGATTTTCGGCGCTTTGATGGGCTTTATCGTTTTCAGTTTTTCAGGCGCACTTAAACATGTTGCCGATCAAGATATCTTCAACCAAGGCGTACGCATGATGGCCAATATTGGCTTTATCATGATCTCTGCCGCGGGTTTTGCTGCCGTTATTAAGGGAACGGGTGATGTTGCGAGCTTAGTTGAGATTATGAATACGGCGATTGGGGATAATAAAGCCTTAGCTGCGTTCTTGATGTTACTCGTTGGCTTACTTATCACCATGGGGATTGGTTCATCGTTTTCGACCATACCAATTATTGCCGCAATCTATGTGCCTTTAGCAATGAGCTTTGGCTTTTCAGTTGAAGCAACCATTGCCCTCGTCGGTACAGCTGCTGCGCTAGGAGATGCCGGTTCGCCAGCATCAGAGTCAACTTTAGGGCCTACAGCGGGTCTTAATGCCGATGGACAGCACGACCATATGAAAGACAGTGTTATCCCAACCTTCATTCACTACAATATTCCATTATTAGTGTTTGGCTGGATTGCCGCTATGGTGCTCTAG
- the purN gene encoding phosphoribosylglycinamide formyltransferase — translation MPQSCRVLVLISGNGSNLQAIIDGCDDNLQAEVVGVISNKPDAYGLVRAHQNEIDTSCVIAHTGETRQEYDARLLNAIEKYQPDLVVLAGFMRILSDEFVQRFEGKMLNIHPSLLPKYTGLHTHQRAIDANDTEHGASVHFVTPELDAGPVILQAKVPVYADDTADTLAERVHEQEHAIYPLVVKWFSQQRLAMVDGIAMLDGQALPADGYAAD, via the coding sequence ATGCCCCAGAGTTGTCGCGTTTTAGTATTAATTTCAGGTAACGGCAGTAACCTACAAGCCATTATCGATGGTTGTGACGATAACCTCCAAGCCGAAGTTGTTGGCGTGATCAGTAATAAGCCCGATGCCTATGGATTGGTTCGTGCACACCAAAATGAGATTGATACCAGCTGCGTGATAGCTCACACAGGCGAAACAAGACAAGAGTACGACGCTAGACTACTCAATGCGATAGAAAAGTATCAGCCAGATCTTGTGGTATTAGCTGGCTTTATGCGCATTCTAAGCGATGAGTTCGTACAGCGTTTTGAAGGTAAGATGCTCAACATCCACCCTTCTCTCTTGCCTAAATATACAGGTTTACACACCCATCAACGTGCCATTGACGCTAATGACACCGAGCACGGCGCTAGCGTACATTTTGTGACGCCAGAACTCGATGCAGGTCCGGTGATCTTACAGGCGAAAGTGCCAGTTTATGCAGATGATACTGCCGACACATTGGCAGAGCGCGTTCATGAACAGGAACATGCTATTTACCCACTCGTGGTTAAATGGTTCAGCCAACAACGTCTAGCAATGGTAGACGGTATTGCCATGCTTGATGGTCAAGCGCTTCCAGCTGACGGCTACGCTGCTGACTAA
- a CDS encoding flagellar protein MotY encodes MRLGLILTSLLLLPFSVNADLRQYVASLEESQWRLSGNNPVMCRLEHDIPSYGKAVFTSYAGKDHNLNFSLDMWVKPDQVTQAKLMSMAPAWRPGVLSKEITELTYQKYFSGEVPRNAAWSMLAELESGMQPTFYYADWYNESNKIAVGLSAVNFRRQYSEFKSCLSSLLPYSFEDIAFTVLTYESGGTELTRYAKSQIARVQEYLAYDQNVDLVLIDAYTDSYGGRSINQKVSEQRADSVKDFFVASGIGQNRIHTMGHGEKRHVASNQTIDERSRNRRVVIRISKPL; translated from the coding sequence ATGCGGCTTGGGCTAATTTTAACATCATTATTGTTACTACCTTTTTCTGTAAATGCAGATTTGAGGCAATATGTCGCTTCTTTAGAAGAGTCGCAGTGGCGCCTGAGCGGGAATAATCCGGTGATGTGTCGCCTTGAGCACGACATTCCCTCTTATGGCAAAGCGGTATTTACCAGTTACGCGGGCAAAGACCATAACCTGAACTTTAGCCTAGACATGTGGGTTAAACCGGATCAGGTGACACAAGCCAAATTGATGAGTATGGCCCCCGCTTGGCGTCCGGGAGTTTTGTCGAAAGAGATCACTGAGCTGACTTATCAAAAGTACTTTAGCGGAGAAGTACCGCGTAATGCTGCTTGGTCCATGCTGGCTGAGCTTGAAAGTGGTATGCAGCCGACATTTTACTATGCTGATTGGTATAACGAGTCGAATAAAATCGCGGTAGGACTATCGGCGGTGAATTTCAGGCGTCAGTACTCTGAATTTAAGTCGTGCCTGTCTTCGTTATTACCTTATTCGTTTGAAGATATCGCGTTCACGGTATTAACCTACGAATCTGGCGGAACTGAACTGACACGTTATGCAAAGTCGCAGATCGCAAGAGTGCAAGAATATCTAGCCTACGATCAGAACGTCGATTTGGTGCTGATCGATGCTTACACAGATAGTTATGGTGGTCGCAGTATCAATCAAAAGGTATCAGAGCAGCGTGCCGATTCGGTGAAGGATTTTTTTGTAGCCAGTGGCATTGGGCAAAATCGAATTCATACCATGGGACATGGCGAGAAAAGGCATGTCGCTTCTAATCAAACGATTGATGAGCGTTCGCGAAACCGTCGTGTTGTGATTAGGATAAGTAAACCGCTGTAA
- the upp gene encoding uracil phosphoribosyltransferase has translation MKVVEVKHPLVRHKIGLMREGNISTKRFRELAAEVGSLLTYEATADFETEKVTIDGWNGPVEIEQIKGKKVTVVPILRAGLGMMDGVLEHVPSARISVVGIYRDEETLEPVPYFEKLASDMPSRIALVVDPMLATGGSMISTIDLLKERGCTAIKALVLVAAPEGVAALEKAHPDIELYTASIDDCLNEQGYILPGLGDAGDKIFGTK, from the coding sequence ATGAAAGTCGTTGAAGTTAAACATCCTTTAGTCCGTCATAAAATTGGATTAATGCGCGAAGGTAACATCAGTACCAAACGTTTTCGCGAATTAGCGGCAGAAGTGGGCAGTTTACTGACTTATGAAGCGACGGCTGACTTTGAAACTGAAAAGGTAACGATTGATGGTTGGAATGGTCCTGTTGAAATTGAACAGATCAAAGGTAAGAAGGTAACAGTAGTACCAATCTTACGTGCGGGTCTTGGCATGATGGATGGCGTTCTTGAGCACGTACCAAGTGCGCGTATCTCTGTTGTGGGTATTTACCGTGACGAAGAGACACTTGAGCCAGTGCCTTACTTTGAAAAGCTAGCCAGTGACATGCCTTCACGTATTGCCTTGGTTGTAGATCCAATGCTTGCGACTGGCGGCTCGATGATTTCAACTATCGACCTACTAAAAGAGCGCGGTTGTACTGCTATTAAAGCACTTGTGCTTGTAGCGGCTCCAGAAGGTGTTGCTGCTCTAGAGAAAGCTCATCCAGATATCGAGCTTTATACTGCGTCAATCGATGACTGCCTAAATGAGCAAGGTTATATCCTGCCAGGTCTTGGTGATGCGGGTGATAAGATTTTTGGTACTAAATAA
- the rnt gene encoding ribonuclease T: MTDTFDPNLMKNRFRGYFPVVIDVETAGFNAKTDALLEIAVSMLKMDDEGVLALDKTLHFNIEPFEGANLEPEALAFTGIDPTSPLRGAVSEKEAFLEIFKEVKKAQKAAGCHRSIIVAHNAAFDHGFVTQAIERNALKRTPFHPFATFDTAALAGLAIGHTVLAKACAMAGIPFDNREAHSALYDTERTAELFCLIVNRWKALGGWPFIADETEEADTNSSEEKAEDYTKN; encoded by the coding sequence ATGACTGACACTTTCGACCCTAATTTAATGAAAAACCGCTTTAGAGGGTATTTCCCAGTGGTCATTGATGTTGAAACCGCAGGTTTTAACGCTAAAACAGATGCGCTGCTAGAAATTGCAGTCAGCATGCTAAAGATGGACGATGAAGGTGTGCTTGCTCTAGATAAGACATTGCATTTCAATATTGAACCGTTTGAAGGTGCTAACCTTGAGCCAGAAGCATTAGCCTTTACGGGGATCGACCCCACCAGCCCTCTTCGCGGCGCTGTTAGCGAAAAAGAAGCTTTCTTAGAAATTTTTAAAGAAGTCAAAAAAGCGCAAAAAGCTGCGGGTTGTCACCGCAGTATTATTGTTGCTCACAACGCGGCATTCGATCACGGCTTTGTTACCCAAGCGATCGAACGTAATGCACTAAAGCGTACTCCTTTCCACCCCTTTGCCACATTTGACACCGCAGCGCTTGCGGGCTTAGCCATAGGTCATACTGTACTCGCAAAGGCCTGCGCGATGGCTGGGATCCCTTTCGATAACCGTGAAGCCCACTCAGCACTTTATGACACCGAGCGCACGGCTGAGCTATTTTGCTTAATCGTCAACCGCTGGAAGGCCCTAGGTGGTTGGCCTTTTATTGCTGATGAAACAGAAGAGGCTGACACCAACTCCTCTGAAGAAAAAGCTGAGGACTACACTAAAAATTAG